One genomic window of Punica granatum isolate Tunisia-2019 chromosome 1, ASM765513v2, whole genome shotgun sequence includes the following:
- the LOC116199126 gene encoding PTI1-like tyrosine-protein kinase At3g15890 isoform X2, whose amino-acid sequence MAFCSMFCCAKGLDRGKKQPTWRIFSLKELHSATNNFNYDNKLGEGGFGSVYWGQLWDGSQIAVKRLKVWSNKAEMEFAVEVEILARVRHDNLLSLRGYCAEGQERLIVYDYMPNLSLLSHLHGQHSSESLLDWTRRMNIIIGSAEGITYLHHHATPHIIHRDIKASNVLLDSEFRARVADFGFAKFIPDGATHVTTRVKGTLGYLAPEYAMLGKASESCDVYSFGILLLEIASGKKPLEKLNATTKRSITDWALPLACERKFNEVADPRLNGKCVEEELKRVVLVALICAQNQPEKRPTMLEVLELLKGESKEKLAELESNELFKSPKAGEYNDGTSLAEDSSDFMSEEKDTKEEVKDVKEEITSENAHGV is encoded by the exons ATGGCCTTCTGCTCCATGTTCTGCTGTGCGAAGGGTTTGGATCG AGGAAAGAAGCAGCCAACGTGGAGAATATTCTCACTGAAGGAACTGCATTCGGCTACAAATAATTTTAACTATGACAATAAGCTCGGAGAAGGGGGCTTTGGCAGCGTTTACTGGGGCCAACTATGGGATGGATCTCAA ATAGCTGTGAAGAGATTAAAGGTGTGGAGCAACAAAGCTGAGATGGAATTTGCTGTTGAAGTCGAGATACTCGCAAGAGTAAGGCATGATAACCTGTTGAGTCTTCGTGGCTATTGTGCAGAGGGGCAAGAGCGTCTTATAGTGTATGATTACATGCCGAATTTGAGTCTACTGTCCCATCTCCATGGGCAACACTCCTCAGAATCCCTGCTTGACTGGACTCGACGGATGAACATCATAATTGGTTCTGCAGAAGGGATCAC CTATCTTCACCACCATGCAACCCCACACATAATCCACCGGGACATCAAAGCAAGCAACGTTCTTCTTGACTCTGAGTTCAGAGCTCGAGTTGCTGATTTTGGTTTTGCAAAATTCATTCCTGATGGAGCGACCCATGTGACCACAAGGGTTAAGGGCACACTGGGGTACTTGGCCCCAGAATATGCAATGCTTGGGAAGGCATCGGAGAGCTGTGACGTTTACAGCTTTGGAATCCTTCTGCTTGAGATCGCCAGCGGGAAGAAGCCCCTTGAGAAATTGAATGCCACCACAAAGCGTTCGATCACCGACTGGGCCCTGCCTCTGGCCTGCGAGAGGAAGTTCAATGAGGTGGCAGATCCAAGGCTGAATGGTAAGTGCGTGGAGGAAGAGCTCAAGAGGGTTGTGCTCGTGGCCTTGATCTGTGCCCAGAACCAGCCCGAGAAGAGGCCCACAATGCTCGAAGTTTTGGAGCTTCTAAAGGGAGAGTCGAAGGAGAAGCTCGCGGAGCTGGAGAGCAATGAGCTCTTCAAGAGTCCGAAAGCTGGGGAGTACAATGATGGGACTTCACTGGCCGAAGACAGCTCCGACTTCATGTCGGAAGAGAAGGATACGAAGGAGGAGGTGAAAGACGTTAAAGAGGAGATAACTTCAGAAAATGCACATGGTGTGTGA
- the LOC116199005 gene encoding E3 ubiquitin-protein ligase KEG-like isoform X1: protein MVEQIGALTGEAYNAIYLSLQHFYPTTDMAEQIGASPPVTPFNYELVEGDPDNLKTVDATPVQLGPWIDPAMLKLKHRIGRGPFGDVWLATHHQSADDFDEYHEVAVKMLHPLKEENMQLLLEKFEDLFFKCRKLPGVCWLHGISTINGKLCIAMKFYEGSLGDQLARLKGGKLQLAEILRYGAEIARAILELHSIGVLVLNLKPSNLLLDQHNQVSLGDFGIPYLLFGIPLSDPDMILRLGTPNYMAPEQWEPEIRGPISYETDSWGFGCSIVELLSGIQPWCGRSNEEIYHSVVIKQEYPPIPSGLPPAIENVIRGCFEYDLRNRPSMKDILQAFESSKNAVYTDGEWVGLGSRSFTQRPSSGCTPWFLLKDHIQVGDAVHSRRPLNARRPRNIDVPEGSVVGLQNDSGREGFALVKIPGVPHPLKVQIFNLERVTFGFAAGDWVRLKEASGNHSSLGVLHSILRDGSVTVGFVGLPTLWRGHSSEIQMAEALYVGQFVRVKEDVLSPRFAWPRKSRGIWATGRISQVLPNGCLLVSFPGRFVFGDEPNSFLADPAEVQLVLFSTCPGVGKKYEHVEDFHWAVRPLVVAFGLFTAMKIGFSVQKSLCSRLKKGQKNSMRGGGQNQDSQSGGNNAAWLPPPVANMIFRDGANAATAR from the exons ATGGTCGAGCAGATTGGAGCGTTGACTGGTGAAGCTTATAATGCCATTTATCTCTCGCTACAGCATTTCTATCCTACAACAGACATGGCCGAGCAGATTGGAGCGTCTCCTCCTGTGACCCCCTTTAATTATGAGCTTGTGGAAGGAGATCCTGACAACCTCAAGACTGTGGATGCTACTCCAGTTCAGTTGGGTCCCTGGATTGACCCTGCAATGCTGAAACTGAAGCACAGGATAGGTCGAGGTCCGTTTGGAGATGTTTGGTTAGCCACTCATCATCAGTCTGCTGATGATTTTGATGAGTATCACGAAGTAGCTGTGAAGATGTTGCATCCATTGAAGGAAGAGAACATGCAGCTGCTGCTGGAGAAGTTTGaagatttatttttcaagtGCCGGAAACTTCCTGGTGTTTGTTGGTTGCACGGTATCTCAACCATAAATGGAAAG CTCTGCATTGCCATGAAATTTTATGAGGGATCACTGGGTGACCAATTAGCACGTCTTAAAGGAGGCAAGCTTCAGCTGGCAGAAATCTTGAG GTATGGGGCTGAGATTGCTAGAGCAATTCTGGAGTTGCACTCCATAGGGGTTTTGGTTTTGAATCTAAAGCCTTCCAACCTGCTCCTCGATCAACACAATCAAGTCTCTCTGGGTGACTTTGGAATCCCATATTTACTTTTTGGGATTCCTCTCTCTGATCCGGACATGATTCTCCGCCTCGGAACTCCAAATTACATGGCTCCAGAACAGTGGGAACCTGAAATAAGAGGTCCAATATCCTACGAGACAGACTCATGGGGTTTTGGTTGTAGCATTGTGGAGTTGTTGTCTGGCATTCAACCTTGGTGTGGGAGGTCAAACGAAGAAATCTATCACTCAGTTGTGATCAAACAAGAATATCCACCTATACCAAGTGGCCTTCCTCCTGCTATTGAGAATGTTATTAGAGGTTGCTTTGAATATGACCTCCGGAACCGTCCTTCAATGAAAGATATCTTGCAGGCTTTTGAAAG CTCTAAGAATGCTGTTTACACTGATGGAGAATGGGTAGGCTTGGGGAGCAGATCTTTTACACAAAGGCCGAGTTCTGGATGCACTCCTTGGTTTCTTCTTAAGGACCATATTCAGGTCGGTGATGCAGTACATTCAAGAAGGCCACTTAATGCTAGGAGACCTCGAAATATAGATGTCCCTGAAGGATCTGTAGTGGGCCTACAGAATGATAGTGGGAGAGAGGGGTTTGCCTTGGTGAAAATTCCAGGAGTGCCTCATCCTCTAAAGGTGCAGATCTTCAATCTGGAGAGGGTCACATTTGGCTTTGCAGCAGGAGATTGGGTGCGGTTGAAGGAGGCCAGTGGAAACCATTCTTCTCTTGGTGTCTTGCATTCAATTCTCCGTGATGGAAGTGTAACAGTTGGGTTTGTTGGGCTTCCTACTCTGTGGAGAGGCCATTCATCTGAAATTCAAATGGCTGAAGCCCTTTACGTTGGGCAGTTCGTGAGAGTAAAGGAGGACGTGCTAAGTCCTCGGTTTGCATGGCCTCGTAAGAGCAGGGGAATATGGGCCACTGGGAGGATATCGCAGGTGCTACCAAATGGGTGCCTTCTTGTATCCTTCCCAGGGAGATTTGTGTTTGGGGATGAGCCAAACAGCTTCCTGGCAGACCCAGCCGAGGTGCAGCTCGTCTTGTTTAGCACTTGCCCTGGTGTAGGGAAGAAGTATGAACATGTGGAGGACTTCCACTGGGCCGTGAGGCCACTGGTGGTGGCTTTTGGGCTGTTCACCGCCATGAAGATCGGGTTTTCAGTACAGAAGAGCCTGTGTTCGAGGTTGAAGAAAGGCCAGAAGAACTCAATGAGAGGTGGTGGGCAGAATCAGGACAGCCAATCCGGTGGCAATAACGCAGCATGGCTTCCCCCACCGGTGGCAAACATGATATTTCGGGATGGTGCTAATGCTGCTACAGCTAGATAA
- the LOC116199005 gene encoding E3 ubiquitin-protein ligase KEG-like isoform X2, whose translation MAEQIGASPPVTPFNYELVEGDPDNLKTVDATPVQLGPWIDPAMLKLKHRIGRGPFGDVWLATHHQSADDFDEYHEVAVKMLHPLKEENMQLLLEKFEDLFFKCRKLPGVCWLHGISTINGKLCIAMKFYEGSLGDQLARLKGGKLQLAEILRYGAEIARAILELHSIGVLVLNLKPSNLLLDQHNQVSLGDFGIPYLLFGIPLSDPDMILRLGTPNYMAPEQWEPEIRGPISYETDSWGFGCSIVELLSGIQPWCGRSNEEIYHSVVIKQEYPPIPSGLPPAIENVIRGCFEYDLRNRPSMKDILQAFESSKNAVYTDGEWVGLGSRSFTQRPSSGCTPWFLLKDHIQVGDAVHSRRPLNARRPRNIDVPEGSVVGLQNDSGREGFALVKIPGVPHPLKVQIFNLERVTFGFAAGDWVRLKEASGNHSSLGVLHSILRDGSVTVGFVGLPTLWRGHSSEIQMAEALYVGQFVRVKEDVLSPRFAWPRKSRGIWATGRISQVLPNGCLLVSFPGRFVFGDEPNSFLADPAEVQLVLFSTCPGVGKKYEHVEDFHWAVRPLVVAFGLFTAMKIGFSVQKSLCSRLKKGQKNSMRGGGQNQDSQSGGNNAAWLPPPVANMIFRDGANAATAR comes from the exons ATGGCCGAGCAGATTGGAGCGTCTCCTCCTGTGACCCCCTTTAATTATGAGCTTGTGGAAGGAGATCCTGACAACCTCAAGACTGTGGATGCTACTCCAGTTCAGTTGGGTCCCTGGATTGACCCTGCAATGCTGAAACTGAAGCACAGGATAGGTCGAGGTCCGTTTGGAGATGTTTGGTTAGCCACTCATCATCAGTCTGCTGATGATTTTGATGAGTATCACGAAGTAGCTGTGAAGATGTTGCATCCATTGAAGGAAGAGAACATGCAGCTGCTGCTGGAGAAGTTTGaagatttatttttcaagtGCCGGAAACTTCCTGGTGTTTGTTGGTTGCACGGTATCTCAACCATAAATGGAAAG CTCTGCATTGCCATGAAATTTTATGAGGGATCACTGGGTGACCAATTAGCACGTCTTAAAGGAGGCAAGCTTCAGCTGGCAGAAATCTTGAG GTATGGGGCTGAGATTGCTAGAGCAATTCTGGAGTTGCACTCCATAGGGGTTTTGGTTTTGAATCTAAAGCCTTCCAACCTGCTCCTCGATCAACACAATCAAGTCTCTCTGGGTGACTTTGGAATCCCATATTTACTTTTTGGGATTCCTCTCTCTGATCCGGACATGATTCTCCGCCTCGGAACTCCAAATTACATGGCTCCAGAACAGTGGGAACCTGAAATAAGAGGTCCAATATCCTACGAGACAGACTCATGGGGTTTTGGTTGTAGCATTGTGGAGTTGTTGTCTGGCATTCAACCTTGGTGTGGGAGGTCAAACGAAGAAATCTATCACTCAGTTGTGATCAAACAAGAATATCCACCTATACCAAGTGGCCTTCCTCCTGCTATTGAGAATGTTATTAGAGGTTGCTTTGAATATGACCTCCGGAACCGTCCTTCAATGAAAGATATCTTGCAGGCTTTTGAAAG CTCTAAGAATGCTGTTTACACTGATGGAGAATGGGTAGGCTTGGGGAGCAGATCTTTTACACAAAGGCCGAGTTCTGGATGCACTCCTTGGTTTCTTCTTAAGGACCATATTCAGGTCGGTGATGCAGTACATTCAAGAAGGCCACTTAATGCTAGGAGACCTCGAAATATAGATGTCCCTGAAGGATCTGTAGTGGGCCTACAGAATGATAGTGGGAGAGAGGGGTTTGCCTTGGTGAAAATTCCAGGAGTGCCTCATCCTCTAAAGGTGCAGATCTTCAATCTGGAGAGGGTCACATTTGGCTTTGCAGCAGGAGATTGGGTGCGGTTGAAGGAGGCCAGTGGAAACCATTCTTCTCTTGGTGTCTTGCATTCAATTCTCCGTGATGGAAGTGTAACAGTTGGGTTTGTTGGGCTTCCTACTCTGTGGAGAGGCCATTCATCTGAAATTCAAATGGCTGAAGCCCTTTACGTTGGGCAGTTCGTGAGAGTAAAGGAGGACGTGCTAAGTCCTCGGTTTGCATGGCCTCGTAAGAGCAGGGGAATATGGGCCACTGGGAGGATATCGCAGGTGCTACCAAATGGGTGCCTTCTTGTATCCTTCCCAGGGAGATTTGTGTTTGGGGATGAGCCAAACAGCTTCCTGGCAGACCCAGCCGAGGTGCAGCTCGTCTTGTTTAGCACTTGCCCTGGTGTAGGGAAGAAGTATGAACATGTGGAGGACTTCCACTGGGCCGTGAGGCCACTGGTGGTGGCTTTTGGGCTGTTCACCGCCATGAAGATCGGGTTTTCAGTACAGAAGAGCCTGTGTTCGAGGTTGAAGAAAGGCCAGAAGAACTCAATGAGAGGTGGTGGGCAGAATCAGGACAGCCAATCCGGTGGCAATAACGCAGCATGGCTTCCCCCACCGGTGGCAAACATGATATTTCGGGATGGTGCTAATGCTGCTACAGCTAGATAA
- the LOC116199126 gene encoding PTI1-like tyrosine-protein kinase At3g15890 isoform X1, translating into MAFCSMFCCAKGLDRDRGKKQPTWRIFSLKELHSATNNFNYDNKLGEGGFGSVYWGQLWDGSQIAVKRLKVWSNKAEMEFAVEVEILARVRHDNLLSLRGYCAEGQERLIVYDYMPNLSLLSHLHGQHSSESLLDWTRRMNIIIGSAEGITYLHHHATPHIIHRDIKASNVLLDSEFRARVADFGFAKFIPDGATHVTTRVKGTLGYLAPEYAMLGKASESCDVYSFGILLLEIASGKKPLEKLNATTKRSITDWALPLACERKFNEVADPRLNGKCVEEELKRVVLVALICAQNQPEKRPTMLEVLELLKGESKEKLAELESNELFKSPKAGEYNDGTSLAEDSSDFMSEEKDTKEEVKDVKEEITSENAHGV; encoded by the exons ATGGCCTTCTGCTCCATGTTCTGCTGTGCGAAGGGTTTGGATCG CGATAGAGGAAAGAAGCAGCCAACGTGGAGAATATTCTCACTGAAGGAACTGCATTCGGCTACAAATAATTTTAACTATGACAATAAGCTCGGAGAAGGGGGCTTTGGCAGCGTTTACTGGGGCCAACTATGGGATGGATCTCAA ATAGCTGTGAAGAGATTAAAGGTGTGGAGCAACAAAGCTGAGATGGAATTTGCTGTTGAAGTCGAGATACTCGCAAGAGTAAGGCATGATAACCTGTTGAGTCTTCGTGGCTATTGTGCAGAGGGGCAAGAGCGTCTTATAGTGTATGATTACATGCCGAATTTGAGTCTACTGTCCCATCTCCATGGGCAACACTCCTCAGAATCCCTGCTTGACTGGACTCGACGGATGAACATCATAATTGGTTCTGCAGAAGGGATCAC CTATCTTCACCACCATGCAACCCCACACATAATCCACCGGGACATCAAAGCAAGCAACGTTCTTCTTGACTCTGAGTTCAGAGCTCGAGTTGCTGATTTTGGTTTTGCAAAATTCATTCCTGATGGAGCGACCCATGTGACCACAAGGGTTAAGGGCACACTGGGGTACTTGGCCCCAGAATATGCAATGCTTGGGAAGGCATCGGAGAGCTGTGACGTTTACAGCTTTGGAATCCTTCTGCTTGAGATCGCCAGCGGGAAGAAGCCCCTTGAGAAATTGAATGCCACCACAAAGCGTTCGATCACCGACTGGGCCCTGCCTCTGGCCTGCGAGAGGAAGTTCAATGAGGTGGCAGATCCAAGGCTGAATGGTAAGTGCGTGGAGGAAGAGCTCAAGAGGGTTGTGCTCGTGGCCTTGATCTGTGCCCAGAACCAGCCCGAGAAGAGGCCCACAATGCTCGAAGTTTTGGAGCTTCTAAAGGGAGAGTCGAAGGAGAAGCTCGCGGAGCTGGAGAGCAATGAGCTCTTCAAGAGTCCGAAAGCTGGGGAGTACAATGATGGGACTTCACTGGCCGAAGACAGCTCCGACTTCATGTCGGAAGAGAAGGATACGAAGGAGGAGGTGAAAGACGTTAAAGAGGAGATAACTTCAGAAAATGCACATGGTGTGTGA
- the LOC116199156 gene encoding uncharacterized protein LOC116199156 has protein sequence MSAVVCGSKRSYFEDQHPSTASPIPITKKLRRCSPPPGSAAPGSFPAPSLLDRLSALFPHMEAQVLERALEACGNDIDAAIKSLHELCLGSAEENHAPAEESVSNVEQVPVADNGSGLAPEDPLAPNNIPADGPEWVELFVKEMMSATSLDDARARAARALEVFEHSVSRRAGAQAVENSQQETIMLKQQIEALMRENSILKRAVAIQHERQKECEDKNRELQQLRQLVSQYQEQLRMLEVNNYALTMHLKQAQQSNSIPGRFNPDVF, from the exons ATGTCTGCAGTAGTCTGTGGTAGCAAGAGATCCTACTTTGAAGATCAACACCCCTCGACCGCTTCCCCTATCCCCATCACTAAAAAGCTCCGCCGTTGCTCCCCTCCTCCCGGTTCTGCCGCCCCAGGGAGTTTCCCGGCCCCGTCTCTTCTCGACCGCCTCTCCGCCCTTTTCCCACATATGGAGGCTCAG GTTCTTGAGAGAGCGTTAGAAGCATGTGGCAATGACATAGATGCTGCAATCAAGAGCCTTCACGAGCTGTGCCTGGGATCTGCAGAGGAGAATCATGCCCCTGCTGAAGAATCCGTTTCTAATGTTGAGCAAG TACCTGTTGCTGATAACGGAAGTGGCTTGGCTCCTGAAGATCCATTGGCTCCGAATAATATTCCTGCTGATGGTCCAGAATGGGTGGAATTGTTTGTGAAGGAGATGATGAGTGCCACTAGCCTCGATGATGCCAGAGCGCGTGCAGCGAGAGCTCTCGAGGTCTTTGAGCATTCTGTCAGCAGGAGAGCTGGTGCACAGGCAGTGGAAAATTCACAACAG GAAACCATCATGCTGAAGCAGCAAATCGAGGCATTGATGCGAGAGAACAGCATTCTAAAACGGGCTGTTGCTATTCAGCATGAGCGTCAGAAAGAGTGCGAGGATAAGAATCGGGAACTGCAGCAGTTGAGGCAGCTAGTTTCTCAGTATCAGGAGCAGCTGAGGATGCTCGAG GTGAACAACTATGCTTTGACGATGCATCTGAAACAGGCTCAGCAGAGCAACTCCATTCCTGGGCGCTTCAATCCCGATGTTTTCTGA
- the LOC116199083 gene encoding protein TOO MANY MOUTHS, with translation MESLLSLLPFAFICLLFPPGNSFTVIMSDSGGPSALVDAPQNRLSTGNNLIRTDSQEQEAVYDIMRATGNEWATEIPDVCRGRWHGIECMPDKDNVYHIVSLSFGALSDDTAFPTCDPTRSHISYSITKLPHLRTLFFYRCFTSHPQPIPAFLGQLGSSLQTLVLRENGHFGPIPSELGNLTRLRVLDLHKNNLNGSIPISLNRIAGLRSLDLSGNRLDGSIPGFTFPLLTVIDLNQNLLAGPIPDEVGSCRSLIKLDFSRNRLTGVIPDSIGNLTDLILMDLSHNRLLGQIPSSVRNLVALQALILKGNPMGPQMVIPDSGFDGLKSLMILVMSGMNLHGSIPEVLARLESLRVLHLDRNRLNGPIPTAFKNLKNLSELRLNDNLLTGPIPFGREVLWRMKRKLRLYNNSGLCFDSSNGLEDDWTDSYGPSIGLCKSMGSGPATTVQRVSESYGDVGPGKEYLPSSSTTTIAKRLFSLGLIQFSAFLLLNSVLL, from the coding sequence ATGGAATCACTCCTCTCACTCTTGCCGTTTGCCTTCATTTGCCTACTATTTCCTCCCGGTAACTCCTTCACGGTCATAATGTCCGATTCCGGGGGCCCCTCGGCCCTAGTGGATGCGCCGCAGAACAGACTCTCCACGGGCAACAATCTAATCCGGACGGACTCCCAGGAGCAGGAGGCTGTCTACGACATCATGAGGGCCACTGGCAACGAGTGGGCCACGGAGATCCCCGACGTGTGCCGGGGCCGGTGGCACGGGATCGAGTGCATGCCTGACAAGGATAATGTGTACCATATTGTCTCCCTCTCGTTCGGAGCATTGTCCGATGACACTGCGTTTCCGACTTGTGATCCGACCCGGTCGCACATCTCTTATTCCATCACCAAGCTACCACACCTTCGGACGTTGTTCTTTTACCGTTGTTTCACTTCCCATCCCCAGCCAATCCCTGCGTTCCTCGGGCAACTGGGGTCCTCGCTGCAGACTCTAGTGCTCAGGGAAAACGGGCACTTCGGTCCGATTCCTAGCGAACTCGGGAACCTGACCCGATTACGGGTCCTCGATCTCCACAAGAACAACCTGAACGGTTCGATTCCGATCTCTCTGAACCGAATTGCGGGTCTGAGGTCCCTAGACTTAAGCGGCAATAGACTGGACGGTTCAATACCCGGTTTTACCTTCCCTCTACTTACTGTCATCGACCTGAATCAGAACCTCCTCGCGGGTCCAATCCCCGACGAGGTGGGATCGTGTCGCTCCTTGATCAAGCTCGACTTCAGCCGCAACCGCCTAACGGGTGTGATACCCGACTCAATTGGCAACCTCACAGACCTAATCTTAATGGACCTGAGCCACAATCGACTGTTGGGCCAGATCCCGAGCTCAGTCCGCAACCTGGTGGCCCTCCAGGCGTTGATATTGAAAGGGAACCCAATGGGGCCCCAGATGGTCATACCCGATAGCGGATTCGATGGCCTGAAATCCTTGATGATCCTCGTCATGTCCGGTATGAACCTGCACGGGTCGATCCCGGAGGTCCTAGCTCGACTGGAGAGCCTAAGGGTGCTCCACCTCGACCGGAACCGCTTGAACGGGCCAATCCCGACCGCCTTCAAGAACCTAAAGAACCTTTCCGAGCTGAGATTGAATGACAATCTGCTCACCGGCCCAATTCCCTTCGGCAGAGAGGTGTTGTGGAGGATGAAGAGGAAACTCAGGCTTTACAACAATTCCGGGCTTTGCTTTGACTCGAGTAACGGGCTTGAAGATGACTGGACGGACAGCTATGGGCCGAGTATTGGGCTTTGTAAATCTATGGGCTCTGGGCCTGCAACAACAGTTCAACGTGTGTCTGAAAGCTATGGAGATGTTGGGCCCGGAAAAGAGTATCTCCCTTCATCATCTACTACGACCATTGCCAAGCGGTTGTTTTCTCTTGGGTTGATTCAATTCTCAGCATTTTTGTTGCTCAATTCAGTTTTGTTATAA
- the LOC116199091 gene encoding SNF1-related protein kinase regulatory subunit gamma-like PV42a, translating into MQQQQPTAQSTADASATAPTPSQGGEKQRLRDKKIKDLLPNTRRLVEVPYTASLSHTMNALVANHVVAVPVAAPPGQWIGAGGSMIMESDKHTGAIRKHYIGMVTMLDILAHIAGDDQMNDDDGTDLDQKMAVPVSNIIGHCLEGLSLWTLNPNTSILDCMEVFSKGIHRALVPVDSHMENVSGVELVESATSYRMMTQMDILRFLKDQHGPEMAAISSLSVRESGALNPNVFAITDRTRVIEAIKCMKAALLNAVPIVASGVLEEDHSQLIDGNGRKLIGTFSATDIRRCHLSALRQWLSASALEFTEMVSASPTKMVSASPIHRGWPGSGDPQREQVTCRESTPLREVMDKAVDKHVHRLWIVNSDGLLVGLVSLTDLVRMLRASLLSS; encoded by the exons ATGCAACAACAGCAACCAACAGCTCAAAGCACGGCGGACGCTTCAGCCACCGCCCCAACGCCCTCCCAGGGTGGCGAGAAGCAGCGGCTGAGGGACAAGAAGATTAAGGACTTGCTTCCCAACACGCGGCGGCTCGTGGAGGTCCCTTACACGGCCTCTCTTTCGCACACCATGAACGCTCTGGTGGCCAACCATGTGGTGGCTGTCCCAGTTGCGGCCCCTCCAGGGCAGTGGATTGGGGCTGGTGGGTCCATGATAATGGAATCGGACAAACACACCGGGGCCATAAGGAAGCACTACATCGGGATGGTCACGATGCTCGATATCCTTGCCCACATAGCCGGGGACGATCAGATGAATGATGACGACGGAACTGATCTCGACCAGAAAATGGCTGTCCCCGTATCGAACATCATTGGGCACTGCCTTGAAGGGCTCAGTCTCTGGACTCTAAATCCCAATACTAG CATCCTAGATTGCATGGAAGTGTTCAGCAAAGGTATCCACCGAGCCCTTGTTCCGGTGGACAGCCACATGGAGAACGTCTCAGGGGTTGAACTAGTGGAGTCAGCCACGAGCTACCGGATGATGACCCAGATGGACATTCTCCGGTTCCTCAAGGACCAGCATGGTCCCGAGATGGCTGCCATCTCCTCCCTATCAGTCCGGGAGTCGGGAGCTCTGAACCCCAATGTGTTTGCTATTACTGATCGGACGAGAGTCATCGAGGCTATCAAGTGCATGAAAGCTGCCCTGCTCAATGCGGTCCCGATCGTAGCTTCTGGCGTGCTAGAGGAAGATCACAGTCAGCTCATAGAT GGCAATGGCAGGAAACTCATCGGCACATTTTCGGCGACAGACATAAGGAGGTGCCACCTCTCTGCTCTAAGGCAGTGGCTGTCAGCGAGTGCGCTTGAGTTCACAGAGATGGTCTCTGCATCTCCAACCAAGATGGTCTCGGCATCTCCCATCCACAGGGGATGGCCAGGTTCCGGGGACCCTCAGAGGGAGCAAGTGACATGTAGAGAGAGTACTCCCCTCCGGGAGGTGATGGACAAGGCGGTCGATAAGCATGTGCACAGACTGTGGATCGTGAACTCGGACGGCTTACTCGTGGGGCTTGTTTCGCTCACTGATCTTGTCCGTATGCTCCGGGCCTCGTTACTTTCATCTTAg